A DNA window from Zonotrichia leucophrys gambelii isolate GWCS_2022_RI chromosome 15, RI_Zleu_2.0, whole genome shotgun sequence contains the following coding sequences:
- the MTRFR gene encoding mitochondrial translation release factor in rescue, translating to MNVPGLFHFAFSLRAVQAPPWAGWVLRKQQLSLPSLPLLQAARKRNSLNLLELSEAELEEQFVRGDGPGGQATNKTNNCVVLKHIPSGIVVKCHQTRSVEKNRKIAREILQEKVDLFYKGEDSDVFKEKKTSEKQKQEKKRRAKENLERKKLFKEMQQLDKE from the exons ATGAATGTTCCAGGTTTATTTCACTTTGCATTCTCACTGAGAGCGGTGCAAGCACCACCATGGGCAGGGTGGGTtctgaggaagcagcagctctccctgcccagcctgcccttgCTTCAGGCAGCAAGGAAAAGGAACTCTCTGAATCTCCTTGAACTGAGTGAGGCAGAATTAGAAGAACAGTTTGTAAGAGGGGATGGCCCAGGAGGTCAGGCCACAAACAAGACAAACAACTGTGTTGTCCTGAAGCATATTCCATCTGGGATTGTGGTGAAG TGTCATCAgacaaggtcagtggagaagaacagaaagattGCCAGagaaatcctgcaggaaaaagTTGACCTTTTCTACAAAGGAGAAGACAGTGatgtttttaaagagaagaaaacatcagaaaagcaaaagcaggagaaaaaaagaagagcaaaggaaaacctagaaaggaaaaagctttttaaagagATGCAACAATTGGATAAGgaataa